A genomic region of Lentisphaera araneosa HTCC2155 contains the following coding sequences:
- a CDS encoding AAA family ATPase: MLLSFTVGNFCSIKEPVTLDMQSMGQVSELKDNVIVSGQNKLLRSTVIYGANGSGKSNVIEAMSFCKNYVRDSIRNQEGDKVKDLVPFLLGDEKGEDPSFFEVEFLIGTSKYRYGFELNRESIVGEWLYVLPEKKRKERELFVRDNEIIEVSKSFKEGKDLEDKTRDNALFLSVCAQFNGAVSKEVLTFFRNFNVISGINDDNYSGYTSSFIENDSNRKLVLDSLNQIGLGIETIVDEELTEERLPHDLPEKIKQHLLETKVLFFERSRYDDKGKKCGSVKIPLSGGESAGTQKYFHLMGPLHDTLTNGKVLVIDELDARLHPKLTLNIIRMFHDPQINNKGAQLIFATHDTNLLASRQFRRDQIYFTEKNNISATELYSLAEVKVRKDASFEKDYLIGRYGAIPFMGGLEFIKQFSDEEM, translated from the coding sequence ATGTTACTTAGTTTTACAGTTGGGAATTTTTGCTCCATTAAAGAGCCTGTGACCTTAGATATGCAGTCTATGGGTCAAGTAAGTGAACTCAAAGATAATGTAATTGTTTCGGGACAGAACAAGCTTCTTAGGTCAACAGTGATTTATGGCGCGAATGGCTCAGGCAAATCAAATGTTATTGAAGCCATGTCCTTTTGCAAAAATTATGTTCGTGATTCTATCCGGAATCAAGAAGGCGATAAAGTCAAAGATCTAGTCCCTTTTTTACTCGGTGATGAGAAAGGCGAAGACCCCTCATTTTTTGAGGTCGAATTTCTAATTGGAACTTCAAAATACCGTTATGGATTTGAATTAAACAGAGAAAGTATAGTTGGTGAATGGCTTTATGTCTTACCCGAGAAAAAACGCAAAGAGCGTGAATTATTCGTACGGGATAATGAAATTATTGAAGTTTCCAAATCTTTCAAAGAAGGCAAAGACCTAGAGGATAAAACCCGTGACAATGCGTTATTCTTATCTGTTTGTGCTCAGTTCAATGGTGCCGTCTCAAAAGAGGTTTTGACTTTTTTTAGAAACTTTAATGTTATCTCAGGTATCAACGATGATAATTACAGCGGCTATACATCGAGCTTTATTGAAAATGACTCTAATCGTAAGCTTGTTTTAGATTCTTTGAACCAAATTGGTTTGGGTATTGAAACTATTGTAGATGAAGAGTTAACTGAAGAGCGTTTGCCGCATGACCTTCCTGAAAAAATCAAACAGCATTTACTCGAAACAAAAGTTCTTTTCTTTGAACGCAGTCGCTACGATGATAAAGGTAAAAAATGCGGCAGCGTAAAAATCCCACTCAGCGGAGGCGAGTCAGCGGGTACACAAAAGTACTTTCATCTCATGGGACCATTACACGATACCTTGACCAATGGCAAGGTTTTAGTCATTGATGAATTGGATGCACGCTTACACCCCAAGCTAACCTTGAATATCATACGTATGTTTCATGATCCTCAGATCAATAACAAAGGGGCTCAGCTTATTTTCGCTACGCATGATACCAACTTACTCGCGTCACGACAGTTTCGCCGTGATCAGATATACTTCACGGAAAAGAATAATATTTCTGCCACTGAACTCTATAGTTTAGCCGAAGTCAAAGTTCGTAAGGATGCCAGTTTTGAGAAAGATTATTTGATCGGACGTTATGGTGCGATTCCCTTTATGGGTGGATTGGAGTTCATTAAGCAGTTTTCTGACGAGGAGATGTAG